CATCATCAACATCCCTTCTCCCTCCAAGCTGCCAGTGCCCACCCAGATGCCTCCCAAACCCATGCCCTCCTCTACCTTTGCTCCCTCCGCCTTAATAAAGCCTTCATCATTTCTGGACCAGGTCGCTGCAACTGCCTCCTAACTCATCTGCCTCTGCCTGTCTCTGTGTCTCCATCTCTCCCCAGGCTATTCCTATTCCTTCTCTCTTGTCCTCCATTCCAGAAGTCCAGCTCACATCCTTTCTCCTTCTAGATTTAGTGACTAATAACTACCTTATAACCCACTCTCTGCTTAAAAACTTCCACCAGCACCGGTCCCACCCCCTaccccaacacacacaatatTCACACTCCTTAGTAGAGCAAACCCAGCCCCTCAGTATCTGGCCCAAAGTTCCCTCTTGAGCCTCAACTGCTCCCTGGTGGCACAAGCCATGTTCCAGCCACAGTGAATTTTCTCCTATCCCCAAAACAAACCGTGTCCAAAACATGCCATAATAGTGCCTCCTGCCTGAAATGGGCTTCTGAACTGGCTCAGCTGGAAAACTCTTAGTTGTCTCTCGGGACTCAGCTCAAAGTTAGCTCCTCTGGGAAACTTTCCTGGAGTCCCCCAGGGAGATGGCCACTACTTTCTCTGTCCTTCCCCAGCAAAGGCTCCTCCGTTTTCAGTCACAGGATGGAGTTGCAATGATTTGATGATGTTTGTTCCTCAGTGAACTAATTCAATGAGCAAATATTAAATGTCTCCTACtgccaggtgtgggtgcagatGCTGGGGGTATTGGCTAATAAGACTTGAGTTTCTGCTTTCAAGTCTGCTGAgcgtggcagagaagagggaacagGGCACTTCAGAGAGAGGGCACAGCTTGTGCAGAGACCGAGGGCAGGAGCAGCAAGTCTCCTGCGTGCCTGTCGGAGGCTGATTAAAGAGAGCGCTTGGATGAGGGAAGGGGGGGCTCTGGAGGGCTGTGAGAATCCTGCTCATGAGCCCTGGGGCTCCCTCACGCAATGGAGATAGGACGTCCAAGGACCACGGTCACACATATGCCTCAAAAAGATCCCTGTGAGTTTCTTGAGATTGTGTCTCATCCGTGTCTACAACCGCAGCACCTAAAACAACAGTTCTTGGAACACACAGGCGGAAGGAACGAAACACTCTAGGCAAGGGAGCCCCTTGGGGCTTGGGGTTGGCACTGACGACGTTAGAGACCTTAATATTCCATTTTCAATAGACTAAgcctcacccctccccaccccccgggGGTGCCCTTAGGTGCCGACCCCCACCATGCTGGCGCTGCTGTGTGCCTACCTGCTGCTGGTGGCCCGCGCCTCGTATGCCTGGACCGGCCCGAACGTGGAAGAGCCCGGCTCCAACATGGCGGAGCAGATCCACGACATGCACGCCAAAGTGACGGAGATCTGGCAGGAGCTGACGCGGCGACGCGCGGCGGGTGAGGGCCCGGACGCCGCGCTCCACGCCGCCTGCTGGGTGCAGCCCTCCGCCTCCCTGGACGACACGCAGCCGCGGGTGTCCGGCCTGGTGCTCTTCCGGCAGCTGGCGCCCGGCGCCAAGCTCGAGGCCTTCTTCGACCTGGAGGGCTTCCCGGCCGAGGTCAACAGCTCCAGCCGCGCCATCCACGTGCACCAGGTCGGGGACCTGAGCCAGGGCTGCGAGTCCACCGGGGCGCACTACAACCCGCTGGGCGTGCCGCATCCGCAGCACCCGGGCGACTTCGGCAACTTCGCTGTGCGCGACGGCCGCCTCTGGAAGTACCGCGCCAACCTCGCCGCCTCGCTCACCGGCCCGCACTCGATCGTGGGCCGCGCCGTGGTGGTCCACGCGGGCGAGGACGACCTGGGCCGCGGCGGCAACCTGGCCAGCGTGGAGAACGGCAACGCGGGCCGCCGGCTGGCCTGCTGCGTGGTGGGTGTGAGCGGGCCGGAGCCCTGGGCGCGCCAGGCGCAGCAGCACGCCGAGCGCAAGAAGCGGCGGCGCGAGAGCGAGTGCAAGGCCGCCTGAGCGCCCCCAGCCGGCGGGGCGCCCTGACACCCTCCACGCACCCCGGCACCAGCCCCCTTTCGACCTTGAGTCTCCCTTTGCTCCCAGAGACACCCTCTATCTTGAGGTCCCACTTCTGCCAAGGCTGAGATCTCCCTGAAAATCTGCTCCACCCTGAGGTCCCAACCATGTGTCCTGAGACATCCCCCGCCATCCACTGGGCAGCCCAGCCCTTCTGACGGGCCCCCCACCTTGACCTCTGAGGACCACCAGAGGTACTGAAATACCCCACCTATCCTGAGGGGCCCCCAGACTTCCTGAGGCCTCTTTCTACTCTGAcactcccaccctcaccccagagTCCTGAGATCCATCTATGCCCCCAAGGGCTCAACTCCCCCTACCCCTCTGATTCCTTCCGGGGGCTCAGAAGCCTCTCCTAAGGCTGTCTGGGGTTCCCGGCTCCACACCCACTACCATTTGTGTGCCTGCTAGCAGTTAGGAGCCCCTACCTGGTGTCTGCAGCTGTTTCCCACCACCCCCTACCCTGCAAAGAGCTGCTCCTCTGGGGGCTATTTGGCAATCTTTGTGTTGCACATTAAAAACTCAGTATTTAGTACTGCACTGGGGCCTCTAGTTAACTTTGTTTGAGGCTTATCTCCTGGGCTCAGCTACGAGGTGGAAATTCCAAAGATATATCCCAAATCCCTGCAGAACTTCTCCTTATCCTCCTCTTGCCGACTTTGCTGGCCACAATGTTCAGTCACGAATTTCCATGCCCTTGGATGTGGCTGCCAAGAAGGAGGGCACCCTGATTATGCAGGGAAGTGAGAAAAAAGTACAGCTTCCTGGGCTACATCCCAGAGTCGTGGAAtccaaagggagagaaggaagtctGTTTGCAACAAGCTtccctgtgattctgatgctggaGCCACTGGCCTGGCAGGAGGTGAGTGTCAGCTCAGCAGGACCGGGGGCTCCTCACATCTGCCTCTGAGCGCAGGCCGAGGACCATTACCCAGAGGGTGGAGACGGGCTCGTGGAGCAGTGTCACTGAGGAAGTTACAGGGAGAGTGGTGCTGTCAGCCTTCGCTGCAACCAGGATAATGCTCTTCTTCACTTTTTGACCCAAAGGTAGTTAGAAGCAGCGCAGTCCAAAGGCAGGCTAATTTTGGTTAAGGTATATTGGGAGTCTCATCTCtctctttaaaataataatctaTACATAGACTAGGTTGGTCTCGCATATCTACCTTCATTTACTGAATAAAAGTGCTCATAATTTTCAACCTCCTGGGATAGACCCACTTCCTAGCTGCAGCTTCTCTACTCTGGTTGCTCAGAGGCACCTTCCATTTCTCCCAGACTCTTCAGGCAGTGACTCAAACGAAACCTTAACCAGAAACTCATCTCCAACGGTTATTTTCACCTCTTACGAGGACTAACTTGTtatttaaaaacctttccttGAACCCAAAGACAACTGGAGAGAAAGGCTATTGCCTGGTGACTTTTCTCCACCAACTGGTTCTCACTGGTTTGGAATATTAACTCGAACTGTACAGGTCAGCAGCTGAGAGGGAATTAGCAAACTGAGTCTAAATATCCTGACAACAGAGGTGTTTCCCtatacttaaaattaaaagttgtGAAAATGAGGCAGCAATGCCACAGGAATACACAACGGAGaggaataaaatgcaaaataccCCATCTTCAATTCTGCCGCCCAGATCCTAGGTTAACTGGGGATCATCAAGGGAGGTCTGGACTTAACTTTTTGGAAGGAGACCCGTGCTTCTCATCACTTACCTTCCGTCTTAGTCCGTGTGGGATGCTgttacaaaataccacagactgcgTAGCTTATAGGCAGCAGAAATTCGTTTCTCAGTCTGGAGACTGGAAGCCCAAGATCATGGCACCAGCACGGTCTGGTGAGAGCCTTCTCTGGGGTTCACAGCCAGTGCCtcttccctgtgtcctcacatggtggatgGGGTGAGGGAGCTCGTTGGAGCCTCTTTTATAGGGCACTGATCCCACCCatgggggctccaccctcatgactgcAGGaattcccaaaggccccacctcctagtaCCATCACCTTTGAGGGCTAGGCTTTCAATAAATGAGCTTTGGGGGAGACAAACATTCAAACCATAGCACCTTCTGTTCTTAGTTTCTCTTTTCACTACCCTTGGCCCCCCAGACTGAAGAGACACCCTAGCAGACCTACTCCATTTCTGTCTTGTCCATTAATGGGATTGAtaaatcattctatgaggctcagagtcaagaaacaaagaaagaaaataagagaagggcAAATTACAGTTCACTGTAAGGGCAAAGGAATGCTTCTAGCATAGTGGAAGACAGCTCAGCCCGTTTGGAACTCCAACTGTGCTATACTtgtaagctgtgtgacctgagcaagttacttctcctctctgggcccgggttttctcatctgtaaaataagactaTCACAACGGACTGTTGGAGGATTAAGTCAAATGTTATTCATGAGAGGTATATAGCATACCATGAAGACCTAAAGATCTAATAAATGTCTAATGAATAAGAATTAATAATAAGATCAGGAAAATAGCTACTTACTAATGGATTGGACTACTGTGTAAGGTAGTGAGTGTCATGCAACTAGAAAGATTCAAGTAAAGGAGAGGTTGCTACCCCTTAGTTTGCAAGCCGGATTTCTGTATCTATTAAGAGGCTGGCCTGAGATGAGCTCTGTGGTCCCAGCTCTTGGTGGGAGGGGATCTAAGATGAAAGGAAGACTGTGGCCATAAAGACAGGCATCTGGTTCTTGGCATAGAACCTGATGTGTGCCACCAAACCCGCCCATTGGACCCCACTTGGCCCCTGGAGGCTATTTTTACCCCTCTCAACTTAAGGATCTATTTTGTTAATCTCCTTATATTTGCTGTTTTGACTTTTCAGCCAGCTTGCTAATCAGTTTGCCTATTTGACTCACAGGGTTTGCATTTGTCACTGAGACTTAAACACACacttgttttgatttctttttgtaAAATTAGAATCATTTCATGTAATGACTCTACCTAGACACAGCTGGTAAAGTGAGAATAATGCTCAAGTTTGCTCAGTTTAAACACAATGTAGACAATAATTAGAAATGCTATCTTTAGATGTTTAGGATAAGCTTTTTCTCAGAATTGCAGTGAATTTTTTCTGAGTGGGGCTTTTCAGTGCATACATACACGGAAgtactaaaaatgtaaaaaaaaaaagagcaaatcaCTGAGTGGTTTGGTCAACTTGAAAGACTGCAGGAAATAAACCAACTGATTTTAGATCTGGTATCTTTGACTAAATGCATAAAATCTTTACATTCTCCATAATTTTCATGACTACcatattatctaataattttaGGTGACAGAATGCAACTGATAAGCATGCTCGAAGCAATGCTCAGCCTATGTTTGGTCTGCAgcaagggtggggagggagaatgacacaaataataaagataatgaaTCATCTATATCAGGAAAATTACCACACTTTATTTCAGGTAACAAAAAAGATATAGTTATATGATGACCATAAAATCCAATAAATAAGATCTGAAAATGAATGGAAGTTAGTTTTTACTTTAAACTACAAAATAAcagctgttttttttgttttttttttctaaaggcgattgttttaaatttaatagGCTATCACTTGGCTAAGATCCCAAAAATGTATTCCTGGGCTCACATTGATTCCAGAGAGTCAAACTTGTCAGTACTATGCAAACTTTCCCTATAGAAAAATTCAGTGAAGAGGTGATAAAAAGTGTAAGACAGCACATCTGTATCTATCATTTTAAATTGCCTTTGTGCTATATcaacatgttttgtttttgtgagtaaTCGTAATATTGAGAGATGGGTCCTTCTTGTTTTTTCTGCTTCTCATTTCTAATTAGGTTGACTACTGAGCTCTCTATTGCATCTCTCTGATCTTCAAATTTTTCTCTGTTTAGAAAGATGTCTGGAAAAAAGGGCTATATTAAAAGTAGTAAGTTGAAGGGAATCATTTGGCTTTTTGACATGCTAACAGCCATGTGAAGGGAGCTTTAATATTATTGAGAGCAAGATTGTTCCAAATGGTGGCCTCCAGAATGaaagcagagagcagagggagaagACGCTCAAATAGAGACCTTTTCCAAAGAGAAGTAGGGTACCAAGCCATCCacaggagtgaaagaaaagattGAGACAGGATAGAGCCCTATTTTTTTGAAGAGCAGAAAACCAAGAGGGACAAAGGCATGCTGCAATTTCAAAGAGACAGGGAAGATAACCCCAGTGAGCGAATATCCGGCCTTTGAAATTCCGTAAGGAGGAGATGGAGCCATTTATGTCACATGGTGAATTGGGGTACAAATGCTGTAGTAGGAATAACACATCCAAAAATTCAGTCCAACACATGAACGACTGCTGCCAGAAACTTGTTTTTAGAACTTCACATCATGATGGTGG
This sequence is a window from Manis pentadactyla isolate mManPen7 chromosome 5, mManPen7.hap1, whole genome shotgun sequence. Protein-coding genes within it:
- the SOD3 gene encoding extracellular superoxide dismutase [Cu-Zn]; translated protein: MLALLCAYLLLVARASYAWTGPNVEEPGSNMAEQIHDMHAKVTEIWQELTRRRAAGEGPDAALHAACWVQPSASLDDTQPRVSGLVLFRQLAPGAKLEAFFDLEGFPAEVNSSSRAIHVHQVGDLSQGCESTGAHYNPLGVPHPQHPGDFGNFAVRDGRLWKYRANLAASLTGPHSIVGRAVVVHAGEDDLGRGGNLASVENGNAGRRLACCVVGVSGPEPWARQAQQHAERKKRRRESECKAA